The Verrucomicrobiia bacterium genome contains a region encoding:
- a CDS encoding Gfo/Idh/MocA family oxidoreductase: MKTSGDSDSFPRHPNRRQFLRRGAVATGAALAFPYVGRVLGANDRIQVACIGVGGKGSSDTDDAARCGGTIVGLCDVDSESLAKKAQKFPEARRYADFRRMLEELGSSVDAVTISTPDHVHGVAAAMAMKMGKHIYCQKPLTQTVFEARELRQLARDKKLATQMGNQGSAGSGLRRAVEVIQSGVIGPVRELHVWSNRPVWPQGLARPGGSDPVPAALDWDLWLGPAPFRPYKSGVYHAFAWRGWNDFGTGALGDMACHTVNMPFRALKLGYPTRVVAEITSEMFPETFPKTSRLRFEFPERDGLPPLKFWWYDGNPGDQDLGPLRPSADLTREIVALQGTLPASGCLLVGERGKLFSPDDYGSRFFLMADAENAYTPGDQHEAARAVAESIPRSPGHSEEWFRMMRDGTPAYSNFDIAAYLTEIILLGCVAVRVGEGRVMEWDGPNMRSPNIPEAARFVKRENRAGWTV, from the coding sequence ATGAAGACCTCCGGTGATTCCGATTCATTCCCGCGCCATCCGAACCGCCGCCAGTTCCTGCGTCGCGGCGCTGTCGCCACGGGGGCGGCGCTGGCCTTTCCGTACGTGGGCCGGGTGCTCGGAGCCAACGACCGCATCCAGGTGGCCTGCATCGGCGTCGGTGGCAAGGGCTCCAGCGACACGGACGACGCCGCACGCTGCGGCGGAACCATCGTTGGCCTTTGCGATGTGGATTCCGAGTCGCTGGCGAAAAAGGCCCAGAAATTTCCCGAGGCCCGGCGGTACGCGGACTTTCGCAGGATGCTGGAGGAACTCGGCTCCTCGGTGGACGCCGTCACCATTTCCACACCCGATCACGTTCACGGGGTTGCCGCCGCCATGGCCATGAAGATGGGCAAACACATCTACTGCCAGAAACCGCTCACCCAGACCGTCTTCGAGGCTCGGGAACTGCGCCAACTGGCCCGCGACAAAAAGTTGGCGACCCAGATGGGCAACCAGGGCAGCGCGGGCTCCGGACTCCGCCGCGCCGTCGAGGTGATCCAGTCGGGCGTGATCGGCCCGGTGCGTGAACTCCACGTCTGGTCCAACCGCCCGGTCTGGCCCCAGGGTCTCGCACGGCCGGGAGGGTCCGATCCGGTGCCCGCAGCTCTCGACTGGGACCTCTGGCTCGGACCGGCGCCGTTCCGTCCGTACAAGAGCGGCGTGTACCACGCCTTCGCCTGGCGCGGCTGGAACGATTTCGGCACTGGAGCCCTGGGCGACATGGCCTGCCACACGGTCAACATGCCCTTCCGTGCCCTGAAGCTCGGATACCCCACCCGCGTGGTCGCCGAAATCACGTCCGAAATGTTTCCCGAGACCTTTCCCAAAACCTCGCGACTCCGCTTCGAATTTCCCGAGCGGGATGGACTCCCCCCGCTCAAGTTCTGGTGGTACGACGGCAATCCGGGGGATCAGGATCTGGGTCCGCTGCGCCCGTCCGCCGACCTCACCCGCGAAATCGTGGCCCTCCAGGGGACGCTCCCGGCCAGCGGATGCCTCCTCGTCGGAGAGCGCGGCAAGCTGTTCTCACCCGATGACTACGGTTCCAGGTTTTTCCTCATGGCGGACGCCGAGAACGCCTACACCCCCGGGGACCAGCACGAGGCGGCGCGGGCCGTGGCGGAGTCCATTCCGCGCTCTCCGGGACACAGCGAGGAATGGTTCCGGATGATGCGGGACGGCACCCCGGCCTACTCCAATTTCGACATCGCGGCCTATCTCACCGAGATCATCCTGCTCGGCTGCGTCGCAGTTCGCGTGGGCGAAGGGCGTGTGATGGAGTGGGACGGCCCCAACATGCGCTCGCCCAATATTCCCGAGGCCGCCCGCTTCGTGAAGCGGGAGAACCGGGCCGGCTGGACCGTTTGA
- a CDS encoding DUF1592 domain-containing protein, with translation MRKKFGRHFCALLGGFGVAGFLMASETEFAAKVQPLLANYCYDCHGDGAAKGNVTFDGFKSHTERTRDTDFWLNVLRNLRAEVMPPAKKERPTADELAWIERWIKSDVFKLDPLNPDPGRVTLRRLNRVEYQNTIRDLMGVEFRAFEEFPPDDTGYGFDNIGDVLATSPLLLEKYMDAAETIVSQAVPVVSRVVAEQRAGGGEFKSADGKTDARSISFYQAATVSRVFQAAQPGEYRLVLDANVSGAFDFDPGRMKLTVRLGDEILLEEEHKWQDGRKVNHEFTRELPAGEHRVSLNLEPLVPEEQKKTRVDFRLRSVTLQGPLAPEQWVHPPNYDRFFTRDEPPTDPAERRGYAGEILDRFASLAFRRPVEERTVTRLTGIAEDEYSRPGRTFEAGVARAMVAVLASPRFLFRTEGVEPESAAGRHPNLDEYSLASRLSYFLWSTMPDGELFDLAARGELRKHQTAQVHRMLADRRAGQFVENFVGQWLLARDVEGISINERSVLARESAPDREQEKLRARFAALRDLPAEQLTSEQQEELEALRASFRRRRGPTVELTTELRRAMRRETEATFEHVLREDRQITELIDANYAFLNEPLAGHYGVPDVSGEDFRKVALPPDSPRGGVLTQGSVLVVTSNPTRTSPVKRGVFLLDQILGTPAPPPPADVPDLEEAEKEFKDREPTLRETLERHRSQALCKSCHDRMDPLGLALESFNALGMWREMERGHPVDPGGVLITGERFADIRELKRILATERRLDFYRCLTGKLMTYALGRGIEFYDTQAVDDIVARLQREDGRFSALLLGVIESAPFQKRRAGGGPVVVTPENE, from the coding sequence GTGCGTAAAAAATTCGGCCGCCATTTTTGTGCCCTTCTGGGGGGCTTTGGCGTGGCTGGATTCCTGATGGCCAGTGAGACCGAATTCGCTGCGAAGGTGCAGCCGTTGCTGGCGAACTACTGTTACGACTGCCACGGGGATGGCGCGGCCAAGGGCAACGTGACGTTCGACGGGTTCAAATCGCACACCGAGCGGACCCGCGATACCGATTTCTGGCTGAATGTCCTTCGGAACCTCCGTGCGGAGGTCATGCCTCCGGCGAAAAAGGAACGCCCCACCGCCGACGAACTGGCATGGATCGAGCGATGGATCAAATCGGATGTCTTCAAGCTGGATCCGCTGAATCCGGATCCTGGACGGGTCACGCTGCGGCGCCTGAACCGGGTCGAATACCAAAATACGATTCGCGACCTGATGGGCGTGGAGTTTCGCGCCTTTGAGGAATTCCCGCCGGACGACACGGGCTACGGTTTTGACAACATCGGCGATGTGTTGGCCACGTCTCCCCTGTTGTTGGAGAAGTACATGGACGCGGCTGAAACCATTGTGTCCCAAGCCGTTCCGGTGGTTTCCCGGGTGGTTGCCGAGCAGCGGGCGGGCGGGGGGGAGTTCAAGAGCGCGGACGGCAAGACCGATGCGCGGAGCATCAGCTTCTATCAGGCGGCAACAGTTTCCCGAGTCTTCCAAGCGGCGCAGCCGGGCGAGTACCGCCTGGTGCTCGACGCAAACGTGTCCGGGGCGTTCGATTTCGATCCGGGACGCATGAAGCTGACCGTCCGGCTGGGCGATGAGATCCTGCTGGAGGAGGAGCACAAGTGGCAGGACGGCAGGAAGGTGAACCATGAGTTTACCCGGGAGCTTCCGGCCGGTGAGCATCGGGTGAGCCTGAACCTTGAGCCGCTGGTCCCGGAGGAGCAGAAAAAGACGCGGGTGGATTTCCGACTGCGCTCGGTGACGCTGCAAGGTCCGCTGGCCCCCGAACAGTGGGTGCATCCGCCGAACTACGACCGCTTCTTCACGCGGGATGAACCCCCGACGGACCCGGCGGAACGGCGGGGGTATGCGGGTGAAATTCTGGACCGGTTCGCGTCGCTGGCCTTCCGGCGTCCGGTGGAGGAGCGGACGGTGACCCGGTTGACCGGCATCGCCGAGGATGAGTATTCCCGGCCGGGCAGGACCTTCGAGGCCGGTGTCGCGCGGGCGATGGTCGCGGTGCTCGCCTCGCCGCGTTTCTTGTTCCGTACGGAGGGTGTTGAGCCGGAGAGCGCGGCCGGCCGGCACCCGAACCTGGACGAGTACTCCCTGGCGTCGCGACTCTCGTATTTTCTCTGGTCCACCATGCCCGACGGGGAATTGTTCGATCTCGCGGCGCGCGGGGAGCTTCGCAAGCACCAGACGGCGCAGGTCCATCGCATGCTGGCCGACCGGCGCGCTGGCCAGTTCGTCGAAAATTTCGTCGGGCAATGGCTGCTCGCGCGGGATGTCGAGGGCATCAGCATCAACGAGCGCAGCGTGCTGGCGCGCGAATCGGCGCCGGATCGTGAACAGGAGAAGCTCCGGGCGCGCTTTGCGGCATTGCGGGATCTCCCCGCCGAGCAGCTGACGTCCGAACAACAAGAGGAACTGGAGGCGTTGCGCGCCTCCTTCCGCCGGCGCCGGGGTCCCACCGTCGAGTTGACCACCGAGCTGCGGCGCGCCATGCGGCGGGAAACCGAGGCGACGTTTGAACACGTCCTCAGGGAGGATCGCCAGATCACCGAGCTGATTGACGCGAACTATGCGTTTCTGAACGAACCGCTGGCCGGCCACTACGGCGTGCCCGACGTGAGCGGCGAAGACTTCCGCAAAGTGGCCCTGCCACCGGACAGCCCGCGCGGGGGCGTGCTGACGCAGGGCAGCGTGCTGGTGGTCACGTCGAATCCCACCCGCACGTCGCCGGTGAAGCGCGGCGTTTTCCTGCTGGATCAGATCCTCGGAACCCCGGCGCCGCCGCCGCCGGCGGACGTTCCGGACCTTGAGGAGGCGGAGAAGGAGTTCAAGGATCGGGAACCCACGTTGCGCGAGACGCTTGAGCGCCACCGCAGCCAGGCCCTTTGCAAGTCCTGCCATGACCGCATGGATCCGCTGGGGCTGGCCCTGGAGAGTTTCAATGCCCTCGGCATGTGGCGGGAGATGGAACGGGGTCACCCGGTGGACCCCGGCGGCGTGTTGATCACCGGCGAGCGATTTGCCGACATCCGGGAGCTGAAGCGAATTCTCGCGACGGAGCGCCGGCTGGACTTCTACCGCTGCCTCACGGGGAAGCTGATGACCTACGCGCTGGGGCGGGGGATTGAATTTTACGACACGCAGGCGGTGGACGACATTGTCGCACGCCTCCAACGCGAAGACGGCCGGTTCTCGGCGCTGCTGCTCGGCGTCATCGAGTCGGCTCCGTTTCAAAAGCGGCGCGCCGGCGGCGGTCCCGTTGTGGTGACTCCGGAGAACGAATGA
- a CDS encoding cytochrome P450 produces the protein MDATIHPLLYDLHDPGVIADPYPVYARMRRDAPVWHNPASGSWAVTRYADVRHVLDAPEFSNARTAELFARLPAADRSLAEPLRPLLEPRLLFTEEERHRRLRALLMQGFTPAHLQNYSGLITDRLNALLRDLPRDEPVDLLQRVCGLLPGMVILSLLGIPLREQDDMRTWTDAIYAWMGHFPGSIVERTHRALEAVDGLRGRLRGHMEAVRITPRPDLLSALVHAREEGEFLDENELIANVIGLVNAGQETTGCLLANGLLRLLQFPEQMERLRQAPEAMATAVEEMLRYDAPAQFVARRVNVPVDLGGVRLEPGTLVAVGLGSANRDESVFRDPDRFDISRHPNPHLSFGHGRHFCLGNALARLEATTFFTALLQRFPRIEPAWEGASPAWRPTLSFRCPNSLPVVLRSRTGAVTS, from the coding sequence ATGGACGCCACCATTCATCCCCTGCTTTACGATCTCCACGATCCCGGCGTGATCGCCGACCCGTATCCGGTCTATGCCCGGATGCGACGCGACGCGCCGGTCTGGCATAATCCCGCCTCCGGGAGTTGGGCGGTCACCCGGTATGCCGATGTCCGGCACGTCCTGGACGCCCCCGAATTCTCCAATGCCAGGACCGCCGAGCTCTTCGCCCGCCTGCCGGCGGCGGACCGTTCCCTGGCAGAGCCGTTGCGTCCCCTCCTCGAACCCCGGCTGCTCTTCACCGAGGAGGAGCGCCATCGCCGGCTGCGCGCGCTCCTGATGCAGGGGTTCACACCGGCCCATCTCCAGAACTACTCCGGTTTGATCACCGATCGGCTGAATGCGCTCCTCCGTGACCTGCCCCGGGATGAACCCGTAGACCTGCTGCAGCGGGTGTGCGGTCTCCTTCCCGGGATGGTGATCCTTTCCTTGCTGGGCATCCCCCTCCGGGAACAGGACGACATGCGCACGTGGACCGACGCCATCTATGCATGGATGGGTCACTTTCCCGGCTCCATCGTGGAACGTACCCATCGGGCTCTGGAGGCAGTGGACGGCCTGCGTGGGCGGTTGCGGGGGCACATGGAAGCGGTCCGGATTACCCCGCGGCCCGATTTGCTGTCGGCCCTGGTGCATGCCCGTGAGGAGGGCGAATTTCTCGACGAGAACGAGTTGATCGCCAACGTGATCGGCCTGGTGAATGCCGGCCAGGAAACGACCGGCTGCCTCCTGGCCAACGGCCTGCTGCGTTTGCTCCAGTTTCCCGAGCAGATGGAACGTCTGCGGCAGGCCCCGGAGGCGATGGCGACGGCCGTGGAGGAGATGCTGCGGTACGATGCACCGGCGCAGTTCGTCGCCCGACGCGTCAACGTCCCGGTGGACCTTGGGGGCGTGCGGCTCGAACCCGGGACGCTGGTCGCGGTCGGCCTGGGCTCGGCCAACCGCGACGAGTCGGTGTTCCGGGATCCCGACCGGTTTGACATTTCCCGTCACCCCAACCCGCACCTGTCCTTCGGACACGGACGCCACTTCTGCCTGGGCAACGCCCTGGCTCGACTGGAGGCCACGACGTTCTTCACCGCGCTCCTGCAACGGTTCCCACGCATCGAGCCAGCATGGGAGGGAGCATCACCCGCCTGGCGCCCCACCCTCAGCTTTCGTTGCCCGAACTCCCTGCCGGTCGTGCTCCGGTCCCGGACCGGTGCGGTCACTTCGTGA
- a CDS encoding Gfo/Idh/MocA family oxidoreductase: MSRKIRYGMVGGGRGAFIGAVHRIAANMDGQIELVCGAFSSDPEKSRASGADLYLPPSRCYGSYAEMIEAERALPEGERMDFVAIVTPNHMHFPPAKMALENGFHVLSDKPATFDLAEARTLQVLVRKSGLLYGLTHNYTGYPLVKEARELVRSGRLGKIRKVVVEYPQGWLATRIEASGQKQASWRTDPKRSGAAGCIGDIGTHAENLAEYVTGLQISELAADITAFVKGRKLDDDGNVLLRFKGGAKGVLHSSQISVGEENNLNLRVYGELGGLEWHQREPNTLLLKWPDQPMQVYRTANGYLGTAAKAAGRTPPAHPEGYLEAFANLYRSFAAAIRARLEKRKLAKEDPALDFPTIEDGVRGMAFIEAVVASSKANAAWTRLDVRG; the protein is encoded by the coding sequence ATGAGCAGAAAAATTCGCTACGGCATGGTTGGCGGCGGACGCGGGGCGTTCATCGGCGCGGTGCATCGCATCGCGGCGAACATGGATGGCCAGATCGAGCTCGTCTGCGGCGCCTTTTCCTCGGATCCCGAAAAGTCCCGCGCCAGCGGCGCCGATCTCTACCTGCCTCCCTCCCGTTGCTACGGAAGCTATGCAGAGATGATCGAGGCAGAGCGGGCCCTGCCCGAGGGGGAGCGGATGGATTTCGTCGCGATCGTCACCCCCAATCACATGCATTTCCCGCCGGCAAAAATGGCGCTGGAAAATGGATTCCACGTGCTGAGCGACAAGCCCGCCACGTTCGATCTGGCCGAGGCCCGAACCCTGCAGGTGCTCGTCCGGAAGTCCGGGCTGCTCTACGGTCTGACCCACAATTACACCGGCTACCCGCTGGTGAAGGAGGCGCGCGAACTCGTCCGCTCCGGCCGGCTCGGGAAAATCCGCAAAGTGGTGGTCGAATACCCCCAGGGCTGGCTGGCGACCCGCATCGAGGCGTCCGGACAAAAGCAGGCCTCCTGGCGCACCGACCCCAAGCGGAGCGGCGCCGCGGGCTGCATCGGCGACATCGGCACCCATGCGGAAAACCTCGCCGAGTACGTGACCGGACTGCAGATCTCGGAACTGGCCGCCGACATCACGGCGTTCGTCAAGGGGCGCAAGCTGGATGACGACGGCAACGTGCTGCTCCGGTTCAAGGGGGGTGCCAAGGGGGTGTTGCACAGCTCCCAGATCAGCGTCGGCGAGGAAAACAACCTCAACCTGCGGGTGTATGGCGAACTGGGCGGGCTCGAATGGCACCAGCGCGAACCCAACACGCTCCTGCTGAAGTGGCCCGATCAGCCCATGCAGGTGTACCGCACGGCCAACGGCTACCTCGGAACCGCCGCCAAGGCCGCGGGTCGCACGCCGCCGGCGCATCCGGAGGGTTATCTGGAGGCCTTCGCCAACCTGTACCGCAGCTTTGCCGCCGCAATCCGGGCGCGGCTGGAAAAACGCAAGCTGGCGAAGGAGGACCCGGCACTCGATTTCCCGACGATCGAGGATGGCGTCCGCGGCATGGCATTCATTGAAGCCGTCGTCGCATCATCGAAGGCCAACGCCGCCTGGACGCGCCTCGACGTCCGCGGCTGA
- a CDS encoding DUF1559 domain-containing protein — protein sequence MKRRLRLSALKPGSAAAFTLIELLVVIAIIAVLAGMLMPALGRARERARSLQCLNNLRQLGLATMLYVDENRGSFPERRNERRWPTQLLPGYRQVSLLQCPNDRRRRSRAEASAAARNPDLALRSYIYNGFNDHFRLRFGHSSAEQSLNRPMPESAITEPTLTIVIGEKLTNSDHFYMDFLEGNDRDQIHRNVHAGGSRRNRAGGSNYTFADGHAEFIRYRGALFPLNLWAVTETFRTNRALAN from the coding sequence ATGAAGCGTCGTCTCCGGCTTTCTGCTCTCAAGCCAGGCTCCGCGGCCGCGTTCACCCTGATCGAGTTGCTGGTCGTGATCGCGATCATCGCCGTGCTGGCGGGAATGCTGATGCCCGCGCTGGGGCGGGCACGGGAACGGGCGCGTTCCCTGCAGTGCCTCAACAACCTCCGGCAGCTTGGGCTGGCGACGATGCTGTATGTGGACGAGAACCGCGGCAGCTTTCCTGAGCGCCGGAACGAGCGTCGCTGGCCCACGCAATTGCTGCCCGGGTACCGGCAGGTGTCCCTGTTGCAATGCCCCAACGACCGGCGGCGTCGCTCCCGGGCGGAGGCGTCCGCCGCGGCCCGAAATCCCGACCTGGCGCTTCGCAGCTATATTTACAACGGGTTCAACGACCATTTCCGGCTTCGCTTCGGCCATTCGAGCGCCGAGCAGTCGTTGAACCGGCCCATGCCGGAATCCGCGATCACCGAGCCGACACTGACCATCGTGATCGGGGAAAAGCTGACCAATTCGGACCACTTCTACATGGACTTCCTCGAGGGCAACGACCGGGACCAGATCCATCGCAACGTGCACGCCGGCGGCAGCCGGCGGAACCGTGCCGGTGGATCGAACTACACCTTTGCGGACGGCCACGCGGAATTCATCCGGTACCGTGGCGCCCTCTTCCCGCTCAATCTGTGGGCGGTGACCGAGACCTTCCGAACCAACCGCGCCCTCGCGAACTGA
- a CDS encoding 6-phosphofructokinase has translation MAELQGNLLVAQSGGPTCVINASVAGVITEAGRHEAIEEIYGGLNGILGILNEQLIDLGDERARTIEGLRFTPAAALGTCRYKINFEKKPEQAARDMDRLFEVFAAHNIRYFFYAGGNDSQDTAHKIHLQAQQRGYEMRVLGVPKTIDNDLPHTDHCPGYGSVIKYNAATVLEVGLDVGSMATDDGSCCIIEVMGRAAGWIAAGTVLAKQGDPAKAPHIILLPEIPLDEEAFLNRVKTTIAGHQYCVVVTGEGVRNAAGEEIGADKTRLDAFGHPVLSGAADALATLVQGRLNLKTRTVKLGYAQRAAAHFASQTDADEAFACGAAAVRAAMDGKSGFMPKIVRLSSQPYQWTIELEDLAHIANVEHFVPRDWISEDGMMPNEKFIEYAAPLVQGEVRPPMVNGLPQYAVLDRSPVEKRLPERG, from the coding sequence ATGGCTGAACTCCAAGGAAACCTGCTTGTCGCCCAATCCGGCGGCCCGACCTGCGTCATCAATGCCAGCGTGGCCGGCGTCATCACGGAGGCGGGACGGCACGAGGCGATTGAGGAGATTTACGGCGGGCTCAACGGAATCCTCGGGATCCTGAACGAGCAGCTGATTGACCTTGGCGACGAAAGGGCGAGGACCATCGAGGGCCTCCGCTTCACACCGGCGGCCGCCCTGGGGACCTGCCGGTACAAGATCAATTTCGAGAAGAAGCCGGAGCAGGCGGCACGCGACATGGACCGCCTGTTCGAGGTGTTCGCCGCCCACAACATCCGTTACTTCTTCTACGCGGGCGGCAACGACTCCCAGGACACCGCGCACAAGATCCATCTCCAGGCGCAGCAACGCGGCTACGAGATGCGCGTGCTTGGGGTGCCCAAGACCATAGACAACGACCTGCCCCACACCGACCACTGCCCCGGCTACGGCTCGGTGATCAAGTACAACGCCGCCACCGTGCTGGAGGTCGGCCTCGATGTCGGCTCGATGGCCACGGACGACGGCTCCTGTTGCATCATCGAGGTGATGGGCCGCGCCGCCGGCTGGATTGCCGCGGGCACCGTGCTCGCGAAACAGGGCGATCCCGCAAAGGCGCCGCACATCATCCTGCTGCCCGAGATTCCGCTCGACGAGGAGGCCTTCCTCAACCGCGTCAAGACGACGATCGCCGGGCATCAGTACTGCGTGGTCGTCACCGGGGAGGGCGTGAGGAACGCCGCTGGCGAGGAAATCGGCGCCGACAAGACCCGCCTCGACGCCTTCGGACACCCGGTGCTTTCCGGGGCGGCGGACGCCCTCGCCACGCTGGTGCAGGGCCGCCTGAACTTGAAAACGCGCACGGTGAAGCTGGGATATGCACAGCGCGCGGCGGCCCATTTTGCCAGCCAGACCGATGCCGATGAGGCCTTCGCGTGCGGTGCCGCGGCCGTCCGCGCCGCGATGGATGGCAAGTCGGGATTCATGCCGAAGATTGTCCGGCTCTCCAGCCAGCCGTATCAATGGACCATTGAACTCGAGGACCTCGCCCACATCGCCAATGTCGAGCACTTCGTTCCGCGCGACTGGATCAGCGAGGACGGCATGATGCCGAACGAGAAATTCATCGAGTACGCCGCGCCGCTGGTGCAGGGCGAGGTGCGTCCCCCGATGGTGAACGGCCTGCCCCAGTACGCAGTGCTCGATCGCAGTCCGGTTGAGAAGAGGTTGCCCGAACGAGGCTGA
- a CDS encoding DUF1552 domain-containing protein, with amino-acid sequence MKPHTPRNRAAERHWSLNRRTFLRGLGACLAVPALESLQPLRAGVPTTSTLATTPGGAPLRMAYVYFPNGAIQPDWWPTGEGSAFQFAPTMKSLEKVRHQVQVLGGLDHVNATPGPDGAGDHARASGTFLTGVRVRKTAGSDILAGVSVDQLVARQVGHLTRFSSLELTCDAVRKSGNCDSGYSCAYQYNLGWSSPTTPVAPEPNPRLVFERLFGSGAPGERARSLALRREQQRSILDFVLDDAKALQTQLTHRDRDKLDQYLTDLRDIEQRIERAERFPETPDPDLATPEGIPGSFREHIAIMFDMMRLAFETDSTRVATFLLANEGSNRAFPEIEIPEGHHYLTHHQNRQEMISKVAAIDAWYVAQFARFLEKMEATTDVDGRSLLQNSMIVYGSGNADGNRHTHVNLPLIMAGAGGGLVTPGRYAKFGGVPMSNLLLSMADRMGATGIERLGDSTGRLQGI; translated from the coding sequence ATGAAACCCCACACGCCCCGCAATCGGGCTGCCGAGCGTCATTGGAGCCTGAACCGTCGAACCTTCCTGCGCGGACTCGGCGCGTGCCTGGCGGTCCCGGCCTTGGAATCGCTCCAACCTCTCCGGGCGGGTGTGCCGACCACCTCCACCCTGGCCACAACGCCGGGCGGTGCCCCATTGCGCATGGCGTACGTGTATTTTCCGAACGGTGCGATCCAGCCCGACTGGTGGCCGACCGGTGAGGGCAGCGCATTCCAATTTGCGCCCACGATGAAGTCGCTCGAGAAGGTGCGGCATCAGGTGCAGGTCCTGGGGGGGCTCGATCACGTCAACGCCACGCCGGGTCCGGACGGGGCGGGGGATCACGCCCGCGCCAGCGGCACGTTCCTCACCGGAGTGAGGGTCCGCAAGACGGCCGGATCGGATATCCTGGCGGGCGTCTCCGTGGATCAGCTCGTGGCGCGGCAGGTGGGGCATCTGACCCGGTTTTCGTCCTTGGAACTGACCTGCGATGCCGTCCGCAAATCCGGCAATTGCGATTCGGGGTACTCCTGCGCCTATCAATACAATCTGGGCTGGAGCTCTCCGACGACCCCCGTGGCGCCCGAGCCTAATCCCCGGCTCGTTTTCGAGCGGCTGTTTGGATCCGGCGCGCCCGGCGAACGCGCACGGAGCCTGGCCCTGCGCCGCGAGCAGCAGCGCTCGATCCTCGACTTCGTCCTCGACGATGCGAAGGCGCTGCAGACACAGCTCACGCACCGGGACCGCGACAAGCTGGACCAGTATCTCACCGACCTGCGGGACATCGAGCAGCGCATCGAGCGTGCGGAGCGGTTTCCGGAGACGCCGGATCCGGACCTTGCGACGCCCGAGGGCATCCCGGGCTCCTTCCGGGAGCACATCGCCATCATGTTCGACATGATGCGGCTCGCATTCGAGACCGATTCCACGCGGGTGGCGACCTTTCTTCTGGCCAATGAGGGCAGCAACCGCGCCTTTCCGGAGATCGAGATCCCGGAGGGGCATCACTACCTGACGCATCACCAGAACCGGCAGGAGATGATCTCCAAGGTGGCGGCGATTGATGCGTGGTACGTGGCCCAGTTTGCCCGGTTTCTCGAGAAGATGGAGGCGACGACGGATGTGGATGGCCGGTCGCTGCTCCAAAATTCCATGATCGTCTACGGCAGCGGCAACGCCGATGGCAACCGGCACACCCACGTCAATCTGCCCCTCATCATGGCTGGTGCCGGGGGCGGCCTGGTGACGCCCGGCCGCTATGCGAAGTTCGGCGGCGTGCCGATGAGCAACCTGCTCCTCAGCATGGCCGACCGGATGGGCGCCACCGGGATCGAGAGGTTGGGCGATTCCACCGGCCGGTTGCAGGGGATCTGA
- a CDS encoding type II secretion system protein → MNSGNRLGACGVTAGRPASPEPRAIRRRPGVHGFTLIELLVVIAIIAILASLLLPGLARAKEQAKKTRCFNNNRQLMLACMLYVGDQRGYLPCGSMNTPGRNAKGYLTWDESVVPYGGITNLLVCASHKFGRRHYWANANVDNAQQREGNPRQTGVMALGFSVRPEDLAAPSDTVALTEIRNQNASYAFGGVSNPGEGWGSMLFAREDLFILQFRHLRRETVSFADGHVESLQSNVLMAPKLSSGAWSFAKFYRDPARVPGR, encoded by the coding sequence ATGAACTCCGGCAACCGGCTGGGAGCCTGCGGGGTGACTGCCGGGAGGCCGGCCTCGCCGGAGCCGCGCGCCATCCGTCGGCGGCCGGGAGTCCACGGGTTTACCCTGATCGAGTTGCTGGTGGTGATCGCCATCATCGCCATCCTGGCGAGTCTGCTGCTGCCCGGCCTCGCCAGGGCCAAGGAACAGGCCAAGAAGACCCGGTGCTTCAACAACAACCGCCAGTTGATGCTGGCCTGCATGTTGTACGTGGGCGACCAGCGCGGATACCTGCCTTGCGGATCCATGAACACCCCGGGCCGCAACGCCAAGGGATACCTCACTTGGGACGAATCCGTGGTCCCCTATGGCGGCATCACCAACCTGCTCGTCTGCGCCAGTCACAAGTTCGGACGCCGCCACTACTGGGCGAACGCCAACGTGGACAACGCGCAGCAACGCGAGGGCAACCCACGCCAGACCGGGGTCATGGCCCTCGGATTTTCCGTGCGTCCCGAGGACCTGGCGGCGCCGTCCGACACCGTCGCACTCACGGAGATCCGGAATCAGAATGCTTCCTATGCCTTTGGCGGCGTTTCCAATCCGGGCGAAGGCTGGGGCTCAATGCTTTTTGCACGCGAGGACCTGTTCATCCTCCAGTTCCGCCATCTGCGCCGGGAGACGGTGTCCTTTGCCGACGGCCATGTGGAGAGCCTGCAGTCGAATGTTCTGATGGCCCCGAAGCTTTCCTCCGGTGCCTGGAGCTTCGCCAAATTCTACCGGGACCCCGCACGTGTGCCGGGCCGATGA